The Meiothermus sp. CFH 77666 DNA window AGAGCCCCGAGGCCACCACCGCCGCCACGGCTTCACCGGCTTTGGCCAGCGAGTCGTAGGCGGCCAGCACGGTGTGGTAGGTCTCGGGCTTGGGCAGCAGGCGAAGGGTAATTTCGGTGGCGATGCCCAGCAGCCCCTCGCTGCCCACCAGCAGCCCCAGCCAGTCGGGGCCGGTGTTTTCCAGGCTTTCGCTGCCCAGTTCTACGGTTTCCCCATCCGGCAGTACCACCCGGGCGGCCAGCACGTGGTTGGAGGTCATGCCGTACTTGAGGCAGTGGGCCCCGCCGGAGTTGAAGGCCAGGTTGCCGCCAATGGTCGAGACCGGTTGCGAGGAGGGGTCGGGGGCGTAGTAGAGGCCATAGGGCGCGGCGGCGTTGGAAACCTGGAGGTTGATGAAGCCCGGTTGTACCACCGCAATCCGTTCCTGGGGGTCGAGCCGCAACAGTCGGTTCATGCGGTTGAGGCCGATCAAAAGCCCCCCGTCAATGGGCAGCGACCCCCCTGACAGGCTGGTACCGGAGCCCCGGGCCACATAGGGAATCTGGTGCTTCGCGCACCAGCGCACCGCCGCCTCCACCTCCGCATGGCTTTCGGGCAGCACCACCGCCAGGGGCCGGGCCCGGAAGGCCGTGAGGGCGTCAGATTCATAAGGCACCAGCTCGCCCGGCCTGTGCAGCAAGCGGCCTGGGGGAAAGAGGCGCTCGAGCTCGCTCAGCGCAGCATGCATACGGTCTCCTTGCCAGTGGAGATATATCCAGACTTCTTTGCCATCTTGAGGGCCTCCGGCTCTGCTTTGAAGCTAGTGGCTACCCGTTGTTTTGTCAATAAATGAAACTATTTTTTATTAAATGGAAAACAAAAGACTCAGGGCGGGCCTGGATGTTGTGGGCTTAGGGCTTACGACTTTTCCTCGAGCCTGGCGGATTTGAAAATGCCGGTGCCTTTTCTGCCGACTCCGTATACTTTGTCGGGCTTGGGAAAAGTCTGGCTATCACGTACCCGGTTCATCACCAGACCCAGGGTCTGGGCCCCGACCCGCTTGAGGATATCCAGGGCCGAGCGCAACTGGCGCCGGTCGGTCTGGCCTTCGCGCACCACCATCAGCACCCCGGAAACATAAGGGGCTATGATCAGGGTATCGGTTACACTCAGCACGGGCGGGGTGTCAATGATGATTATGTCGTACTGGCCGCTCTCCTTGAGATGAGCAATGAAGGGACGAAACATCTCGGAGAGCAAGCGGGGGGGGTTCTCGAGGGGTTGCAGACAGGGAATCAGGTACAGGTTGTTCTCGACCAGGGTGGGCTGAGGGTGTATGCGGGGCAGGTTGACCAGTACGCTCACGATGTCCTGGCCCTTGGTGATGCGAAACTCCTGGTGCAGCACCGGTTTGCGGCTGTCCAGGTCAATCAGCAGGGTGAGCTTACCTGCTTTGGCGCAGGCCCGCGCCAGGCTGATGGCCACACTACTTTTGCCCTCGAGGGCTGCCGGACTGGTAATGGCGATAATTCGTGGGCTGCCCCCTGCAATGGTGTGGGTCACGCTGATGTCAAGGTAGCTGGCCACTTCAGGGGAGAGGGTGCGCCCTGTGCCCGCCGGCATCTCGGGAAACTCACCCAGTATGGGCAGTGAGGTCAGGCTGAAGGCTTCGTCGGCGTTGCGTACATTGCGTACACTGGTTTCCCGTAATAGGAGCAAGCCGAAGGCGAGTACCAGCCCCACCAGGAAAGCCACCACCGCATACAGCGCAGGACGCGGACTGGTAGGACGGACGGGGGCAACGGCCCGATCTATCAGGGAGAGCTGCCCGCTGGCACTACGTTCTAAGGCCCGAACCAGATCAATGTCCCGCAGCAAGGAGGCTTGCAAAGTGCGCAGACCGGACAGGCTCTCTGCACCTTGATTGGAGGCTTGGCTGATCTGATTTTTCACTACCGCGAGTTGAGCTTCCAGCGACTCCCGGTAGCTCCCAAAACTGCCCCGCACGCGCTCGTCGTCCCAGCGGATAAGGCTGGTGGCCCAGATGTTGGCAAGCTGGGCTGCTTGTTGCGGGTTGGGGCTCCGTACACTCAGAATAATGACGTTAGAGTTTTGGCCTTGGATGGTGCGTACCCGAGCGTTGCGGGTAAACAGCTCGAGGTCGCGCGGCTCGCTGGGTAGGTTGGCGGCTTGGAGAGTGCGTCCCAGTACTAGGTTGCTGAGGGCGGCCTCACGGTAAGCTTCGGCATCAATGAGGTTCTGGGAAGGTAGCGTGCCTAGAAGATTGCTGCCCGAAAAAGCGCTGCTTTGTGCCGCCAGCAGGCGGGAGCTGGCCTGGTAAGTAGGAACCTGCAACCAGGAAAAGAAGAATGTCAGGAACCCCAAAGAAGCGGCAAACAATAGCAGTCTCCACCCATTACGGCGCAGTATCTGACCCAGGCGCACCAGGTCAATTTCGGGTTCCTGTGGAATTTGCTGAATCATACCTCTTCGATTATAGGCGCTACGCAGGCAACCGATGGTTGAATCGGCACTAAGGTGTTATCGCTCGTT harbors:
- a CDS encoding polysaccharide biosynthesis tyrosine autokinase gives rise to the protein MIQQIPQEPEIDLVRLGQILRRNGWRLLLFAASLGFLTFFFSWLQVPTYQASSRLLAAQSSAFSGSNLLGTLPSQNLIDAEAYREAALSNLVLGRTLQAANLPSEPRDLELFTRNARVRTIQGQNSNVIILSVRSPNPQQAAQLANIWATSLIRWDDERVRGSFGSYRESLEAQLAVVKNQISQASNQGAESLSGLRTLQASLLRDIDLVRALERSASGQLSLIDRAVAPVRPTSPRPALYAVVAFLVGLVLAFGLLLLRETSVRNVRNADEAFSLTSLPILGEFPEMPAGTGRTLSPEVASYLDISVTHTIAGGSPRIIAITSPAALEGKSSVAISLARACAKAGKLTLLIDLDSRKPVLHQEFRITKGQDIVSVLVNLPRIHPQPTLVENNLYLIPCLQPLENPPRLLSEMFRPFIAHLKESGQYDIIIIDTPPVLSVTDTLIIAPYVSGVLMVVREGQTDRRQLRSALDILKRVGAQTLGLVMNRVRDSQTFPKPDKVYGVGRKGTGIFKSARLEEKS
- a CDS encoding FAD-linked oxidase C-terminal domain-containing protein, which codes for MHAALSELERLFPPGRLLHRPGELVPYESDALTAFRARPLAVVLPESHAEVEAAVRWCAKHQIPYVARGSGTSLSGGSLPIDGGLLIGLNRMNRLLRLDPQERIAVVQPGFINLQVSNAAAPYGLYYAPDPSSQPVSTIGGNLAFNSGGAHCLKYGMTSNHVLAARVVLPDGETVELGSESLENTGPDWLGLLVGSEGLLGIATEITLRLLPKPETYHTVLAAYDSLAKAGEAVAAVVASGLLPGAMEIMDSLAIEAAEAAVKAGYPLEARALLIVELEGETPQVEAEARYLEEVIQKSGAYEVRVARSNEERLKIWKGRKAAFSAVGRLSPDYIVQDGVVPRSRLGQALAEIEKLSARYGLRVANVFHAGDGNLHPLILYNGRIAGELERAEELAGEILKLCVALGGSITGEHGVGMEKKAYMTEMFAEADLAAMRRIRLALDPLELANRGKMFPGEAPALQFHGAHPLEKAGVISRE